The Synechocystis sp. PCC 7509 genome includes a window with the following:
- the cas4 gene encoding CRISPR-associated protein Cas4 codes for MDNEYISIAALNQYSYCPHRCWRMFCAGEFTDNQYTIEGTSLHDRIHTLGEGHREEIRQIRAIWLKSEQYRLIGKADLIEENNGVWYPIEYKRGHRGEWDNDELQVCAQALCLEEMTGKTVTQGYLYYTHSHQRQTVPITAELRNSAIATIKLVQTLLQTGTMPKAIYSKRCQGCSLYEQCLPQAADKVKRYQESNS; via the coding sequence ATGGATAACGAATATATCTCCATTGCCGCCCTAAATCAATACTCCTACTGTCCTCATCGTTGCTGGCGGATGTTTTGCGCCGGAGAGTTTACTGACAACCAATACACCATTGAAGGTACTAGCTTACACGATCGCATCCACACTTTAGGAGAAGGACACCGGGAAGAAATCAGGCAAATTCGGGCAATTTGGTTAAAATCCGAGCAATATCGCCTGATTGGTAAAGCGGATTTAATCGAAGAAAATAACGGCGTTTGGTATCCCATCGAATACAAACGCGGACATCGAGGAGAATGGGATAACGACGAGTTGCAAGTCTGCGCTCAAGCCTTGTGTTTAGAGGAAATGACAGGCAAAACCGTTACTCAAGGATATTTGTACTACACCCATTCTCATCAACGCCAAACTGTACCAATAACCGCCGAATTACGCAATAGTGCGATCGCAACTATCAAATTAGTCCAAACTTTACTGCAAACAGGAACAATGCCCAAAGCTATTTATAGCAAGCGCTGTCAGGGATGCAGCCTTTACGAGCAATGTTTACCCCAAGCCGCCGACAAAGTAAAACGCTATCAAGAATCCAACTCATAA
- the cas6 gene encoding CRISPR-associated endoribonuclease Cas6 produces MPHSLVLNIIPQSPISPGYLSGKHVHALFLTLVSSVDKTLGDRLHADKTHKAFTLSPLQVSSNPKLQWEHTKTIEAGTPCWLRISLLDEGLFSNLTQLWLNLNPTRAWHLGAADLKITSVLGTPQSTQPWANYCSYSQLYEQASESDRQINFCFYTPTAFRQQEFDSALPTRECIFSSLINRWHKYSNIELSPDITQAIFPSYFDIRTEIVADARSKFIGCVGNICYRILGEVEPLKIKQINAITDFALFSGVGRKTPMGMGMVRRLKTAPRKTI; encoded by the coding sequence ATGCCACATAGTTTAGTCCTTAATATCATTCCTCAATCACCTATTTCTCCTGGCTATCTGAGTGGAAAGCACGTACACGCCTTGTTTTTAACCTTAGTTAGTTCTGTAGATAAAACCCTGGGCGATCGCCTCCACGCTGACAAAACCCACAAAGCCTTTACCCTCAGCCCGTTACAAGTATCTAGCAACCCTAAACTGCAATGGGAACATACTAAAACTATTGAAGCTGGTACACCTTGTTGGCTAAGAATTTCTCTGTTAGATGAAGGTTTATTTAGTAACCTTACTCAACTTTGGCTTAACCTCAATCCTACCCGTGCTTGGCATCTGGGAGCGGCGGATTTAAAGATTACTAGCGTTTTAGGTACTCCCCAATCAACGCAACCTTGGGCAAATTATTGTTCTTACAGTCAACTATACGAGCAAGCCTCAGAAAGCGATCGCCAAATCAATTTTTGTTTTTATACTCCTACCGCCTTTCGCCAACAGGAGTTTGACAGCGCTTTACCCACTAGAGAATGTATTTTTAGCAGTTTAATTAACCGTTGGCATAAATACAGCAACATTGAATTATCTCCAGATATTACCCAAGCTATCTTTCCTAGCTATTTTGATATTCGCACCGAAATAGTTGCCGATGCTCGCAGCAAGTTTATCGGCTGTGTTGGCAATATTTGTTATCGGATTTTAGGCGAAGTCGAACCATTGAAAATTAAACAGATTAATGCGATCACAGATTTTGCTTTATTTAGTGGGGTTGGACGAAAAACACCAATGGGAATGGGAATGGTAAGAAGGCTAAAAACTGCCCCCCGTAAAACTATCTGA
- the cas3 gene encoding type I-D CRISPR-associated helicase Cas3', whose amino-acid sequence MTNKTLFTKLEPRSISGCASLPDELAFKNNALQHQVEVFEKSRNADIIINIAPTGTGKTDSGLAVLLHEPQQNAIYIAPTNALVEQQKEAAEKFVKEAGLPHIVKSASAKEVKAWANDKVGNRPGEKLYNVLRNPATVFSDVGANQPILLITNPDIFYYATFFAYNKLDRVNLASSFYSKFATVIFDEFHLYDAKQLVGLLFYLAYSHIFGFFKNGRRVVLLTATPEPACAAALQTLEAQGVKIARIDGETCNSHLLPSQTSVNLELRSQTDKEQWLTELANEVAERFQKHPDRNGAVILDAKDHINRLADLLYAKGLGGKFGRITGSTPSAERKSAAQKPIILATSTVDVGFNFERNPQPTRQNLDWLIFSARDRFSFWQRLGRVGRVLGKTETNISSDAIAYLSDRAWDEGLSSLDCSGGREALQRTLDNIPCLDKPFLQAYWRSEALLEIARPLLEIEELLTGLSSHEFISQLFDTLKMTLGGSHDWNYCRRRMRVLIGAENIARESEKSLKTKWKYIKGGQAFVRKFLEVYYPAEAEQLKAEQTKIEEYEQLFLEDAEAAKELKNFAEVWSASYAPLFKFRSGLFNSLPIRDPKGLLLDESDETVLDPIHLLRYYEFEKDGEFIEVTDRAKATYELSFRLRYLDTWQNFINTELNKLTAFSNCRIIRKQGGAIAPTPLLKELEQHLIAGVIICPIANAAAIYQLRKERLVSYPITVVCNDMEKEYCFLPELAGILAISMKSKQLRLPDDECFIA is encoded by the coding sequence ATGACCAATAAAACCCTATTTACTAAACTTGAACCTCGCAGTATTTCCGGCTGTGCATCTTTACCTGATGAACTGGCTTTTAAAAATAATGCACTTCAGCACCAAGTAGAAGTATTTGAAAAATCTCGTAACGCCGACATTATCATCAACATAGCCCCAACTGGCACAGGAAAAACCGACTCAGGATTAGCAGTTTTATTACACGAACCACAGCAAAATGCTATCTACATTGCGCCGACAAATGCTTTAGTAGAACAGCAAAAGGAAGCCGCCGAAAAGTTTGTCAAAGAAGCGGGTTTACCTCATATAGTTAAATCTGCCTCTGCCAAAGAAGTTAAAGCATGGGCTAACGATAAAGTTGGTAATCGTCCTGGAGAAAAACTATACAATGTTCTTCGCAATCCGGCTACTGTTTTCTCCGATGTAGGTGCTAATCAGCCAATTCTTTTAATTACTAACCCTGATATTTTTTACTACGCTACATTTTTTGCTTATAACAAGCTCGATCGCGTTAATTTAGCTAGTAGTTTTTACAGTAAGTTTGCTACTGTCATTTTCGATGAATTTCATCTTTATGATGCTAAACAGCTAGTTGGGTTGCTATTTTATTTAGCTTATTCTCATATTTTTGGCTTCTTTAAAAATGGGCGGCGAGTTGTCCTGTTGACAGCTACACCAGAACCCGCTTGTGCAGCAGCACTTCAAACTTTAGAAGCCCAAGGAGTCAAGATCGCTCGTATTGATGGCGAGACTTGCAACTCTCATCTTTTACCATCGCAGACATCGGTAAATCTTGAATTGCGATCGCAAACTGACAAGGAACAGTGGTTAACAGAGTTAGCAAACGAAGTAGCCGAACGTTTCCAAAAACACCCCGATCGCAACGGTGCTGTTATTCTTGACGCTAAAGACCATATCAATCGCTTGGCAGATTTATTGTATGCAAAAGGACTCGGCGGTAAGTTTGGACGAATTACAGGTTCTACGCCCTCTGCTGAACGCAAATCCGCCGCCCAAAAACCAATTATATTAGCAACAAGTACCGTAGACGTGGGATTTAACTTTGAGAGAAATCCTCAACCTACAAGACAAAATCTAGATTGGTTAATTTTTTCAGCCCGCGATCGCTTTTCATTTTGGCAACGTTTGGGACGAGTGGGACGGGTATTAGGCAAAACTGAGACTAATATATCTTCAGATGCGATCGCCTATTTAAGCGATCGCGCCTGGGACGAAGGCTTATCATCTCTTGACTGTTCGGGAGGACGGGAAGCCCTTCAACGCACTCTCGATAACATTCCGTGTCTGGACAAGCCTTTTTTGCAAGCTTACTGGCGTTCAGAAGCACTTTTAGAAATTGCGCGCCCCCTCTTAGAAATAGAGGAATTGCTTACAGGTTTATCTAGTCACGAGTTTATTTCACAGCTTTTTGACACGCTAAAAATGACTTTAGGCGGAAGTCATGATTGGAATTATTGCCGCCGTAGAATGCGAGTTTTAATAGGTGCTGAAAACATTGCCCGCGAATCGGAAAAGTCTTTAAAAACTAAGTGGAAATATATCAAGGGTGGTCAGGCTTTTGTTAGAAAATTTTTAGAAGTCTATTATCCTGCTGAAGCCGAGCAATTGAAAGCAGAACAGACAAAGATAGAAGAATACGAACAGCTTTTTCTTGAAGATGCTGAAGCTGCTAAAGAACTAAAAAACTTTGCTGAAGTTTGGAGTGCTAGTTATGCACCTTTGTTTAAATTCCGCTCTGGTTTGTTTAATAGTTTGCCTATCCGCGATCCTAAAGGCTTGTTATTAGATGAATCTGATGAAACCGTTTTAGATCCTATTCACTTGTTGCGATACTACGAATTTGAGAAAGATGGTGAATTTATTGAAGTAACAGATCGAGCTAAAGCTACTTATGAATTAAGTTTTCGCTTACGTTATCTTGATACCTGGCAGAACTTTATTAACACAGAACTCAACAAGCTAACTGCTTTTTCTAATTGCCGAATTATCCGCAAACAGGGAGGAGCGATCGCACCAACGCCTTTATTAAAGGAACTCGAACAACATTTAATAGCTGGCGTGATTATTTGCCCGATTGCTAATGCTGCGGCTATTTACCAACTCCGCAAAGAAAGGCTTGTATCCTACCCAATTACGGTTGTTTGCAACGACATGGAGAAAGAATACTGCTTTCTACCAGAACTAGCAGGAATCTTAGCTATATCAATGAAAAGTAAACAGTTGCGCCTTCCTGATGATGAATGTTTCATCGCTTAG
- the cas5d gene encoding type I-D CRISPR-associated protein Cas5/Csc1 → MSTLPFQQARLIELWCAEPVFFASRELSDTYYTEGAIGNYALAYAFGWVNSPYRLQGMATGRPTYKEDLIPLAQECYVLPASPVNGINYRFERFNALSDSYWYAMTNNRVATAREDVPIQRQGKKPNSFRASNFPQTGRLRTIARGNKFQTLVFGNRELPNYIRVGKFMSKVRVDVISKFDITLLPDGDYQSQHYLSAADIPPNLELLSFDLISMPPAPLLKNLHFRGAAWQVGEKIVPANLHFCAGSTSNDQ, encoded by the coding sequence ATGTCAACACTTCCCTTTCAACAGGCAAGACTTATTGAGTTATGGTGTGCAGAACCAGTATTTTTTGCCTCTAGGGAGTTGTCAGATACCTATTACACTGAAGGAGCGATCGGGAATTATGCTTTAGCCTATGCTTTTGGCTGGGTAAATTCCCCTTATCGCCTTCAAGGTATGGCTACAGGACGACCAACCTACAAAGAAGATTTAATCCCTTTGGCACAAGAATGTTATGTATTACCCGCTTCACCTGTAAACGGTATTAATTACAGATTTGAACGATTTAATGCTCTTTCTGATTCCTATTGGTACGCAATGACTAATAACCGTGTTGCTACCGCGCGGGAAGATGTACCAATTCAAAGACAAGGGAAGAAACCAAACTCATTTAGAGCAAGCAATTTTCCTCAAACTGGACGATTAAGAACGATCGCGCGTGGCAATAAATTTCAAACTTTGGTATTTGGTAATCGAGAACTACCAAACTATATTCGGGTGGGTAAATTCATGAGCAAAGTTAGAGTAGATGTTATCTCTAAATTTGACATAACTTTATTACCAGATGGTGATTATCAAAGTCAACACTACCTAAGCGCCGCCGATATACCACCAAACTTAGAGCTTTTATCCTTCGATTTAATTTCTATGCCTCCTGCACCTTTACTAAAAAATCTTCACTTCCGAGGTGCAGCTTGGCAAGTTGGAGAAAAGATTGTTCCTGCTAACTTACATTTTTGCGCGGGAAGTACAAGCAATGACCAATAA
- the cas7d gene encoding type I-D CRISPR-associated protein Cas7/Csc2 produces MSINKLSPVLAQTYENFPKGRFISLIILRKTESETIFRTEGSGEPMCSEFVQAGLVDKSVIQRLVMTKRKQVAPERRYGREFLRAHELFYTSPKEGSLCSLNTNAPCEMCVDCFLYGFAAGGGGAQKSRIWTEDAFSVLPATDILGDRTINAIYENGTMRDQNGNASTALNTSEYIKPGVHFLDVVTLKDVTADELRYVIGIIHRTSRYGAVSSRVGRMENQILGIFGSTSELPSSLELVQATYDVLAQPLEHPLNIDLLIEATKQVISTWTNKRGVSVQLSEEEITNLIADVDNNWSESQRDEFLKRLSQSYEPFRQPAAESKKSKAKNKKTVEAES; encoded by the coding sequence ATGTCAATTAACAAACTATCCCCCGTCCTTGCCCAAACTTACGAAAACTTCCCCAAAGGACGGTTTATTAGTCTAATTATTCTCAGAAAAACCGAGTCTGAAACAATTTTTCGTACTGAAGGCTCTGGCGAACCAATGTGTAGTGAATTTGTCCAAGCTGGATTAGTAGACAAATCTGTAATTCAGCGTTTGGTAATGACTAAACGCAAACAAGTAGCACCAGAACGGCGGTATGGACGAGAATTTTTAAGAGCGCACGAACTTTTTTACACTAGCCCCAAAGAAGGCTCTCTTTGCTCATTAAATACTAATGCACCCTGCGAAATGTGCGTAGATTGTTTTCTCTACGGCTTCGCGGCTGGTGGCGGTGGCGCTCAAAAAAGCCGAATTTGGACGGAAGACGCTTTTAGTGTTTTACCTGCTACGGATATTTTAGGCGATCGCACTATTAACGCTATTTACGAAAATGGCACTATGCGCGATCAAAATGGTAATGCCTCCACTGCCTTAAATACCAGCGAATACATCAAGCCAGGAGTTCATTTTCTTGATGTAGTCACCCTTAAAGATGTAACCGCCGATGAGTTGCGTTATGTAATTGGGATTATTCATCGCACAAGCCGCTATGGTGCGGTTTCTAGTCGAGTTGGACGTATGGAAAACCAAATATTAGGCATATTTGGCAGTACCAGCGAACTTCCTAGTTCTCTGGAATTGGTACAAGCTACCTATGATGTTTTAGCACAACCATTAGAACACCCGCTAAATATCGATTTGCTCATTGAAGCAACCAAGCAAGTAATTTCAACTTGGACTAATAAACGAGGTGTTTCTGTGCAGTTATCTGAAGAAGAAATAACAAATTTGATTGCAGATGTAGATAATAACTGGTCGGAAAGTCAACGGGATGAGTTTTTAAAGCGATTAAGTCAATCCTACGAGCCTTTTCGCCAACCTGCGGCGGAGTCGAAAAAGAGCAAAGCTAAGAACAAAAAAACTGTTGAGGCAGAAAGCTAA
- a CDS encoding helix-turn-helix transcriptional regulator, translated as MARKKETITLSIPPGTKEQLEELARRLNILWGKEPSVSGLIVAIAQKQLEVGQPFTLNRERVNALMPATTGLVDAGNIEAAQIVLALLLDKGTLETPLRQSLLKQVSDSRKGWRLEIDNLIDKKQPFHLLYRNPQDQELEYTVRYGEICFYEKRSYLLVWCDETQDAEKTIPNLPELWHNRCLRLDRVVSILPISGDWRGQLDYLKVQLHFKRGLVKSYEFKEDDLEEEMNGEVRQVVRKVVNYFWLNREVRRYGKDCVIVSPENVRDCFKQELQELYNLYF; from the coding sequence ATGGCAAGAAAAAAAGAGACAATTACACTTTCAATTCCCCCAGGAACAAAAGAGCAATTAGAAGAACTCGCCCGTCGCCTAAACATCCTGTGGGGCAAAGAGCCGAGCGTTTCAGGGCTAATAGTTGCGATCGCCCAAAAACAGCTAGAAGTGGGGCAACCCTTTACTCTCAACCGCGAACGAGTCAACGCTTTAATGCCAGCAACTACAGGCTTAGTTGATGCTGGTAATATAGAAGCCGCCCAAATTGTACTTGCACTTTTATTGGATAAAGGTACACTTGAAACTCCTCTGCGTCAGTCTCTACTTAAGCAAGTTAGCGATTCTAGGAAGGGATGGCGGTTAGAAATTGATAACCTAATCGACAAAAAACAGCCTTTCCATCTTCTTTATCGCAATCCCCAAGACCAAGAACTTGAATATACCGTTCGTTACGGGGAGATTTGTTTCTACGAAAAACGCTCTTATTTATTGGTTTGGTGTGACGAAACCCAAGATGCTGAAAAAACTATCCCTAATTTACCTGAACTTTGGCATAATCGCTGTTTGCGTTTAGACCGAGTTGTGTCAATTTTGCCCATTAGTGGCGATTGGCGGGGTCAATTAGATTACTTAAAAGTGCAGTTACACTTTAAAAGGGGATTAGTAAAATCTTACGAATTTAAAGAGGATGACTTAGAGGAGGAAATGAATGGAGAAGTGCGGCAGGTGGTGCGGAAAGTAGTAAATTATTTTTGGTTGAATCGGGAAGTACGACGATATGGAAAAGATTGTGTAATTGTGTCGCCAGAAAATGTCCGCGACTGCTTTAAACAAGAACTGCAAGAGCTTTACAATCTATATTTTTAA
- a CDS encoding CAAD domain-containing protein, with translation MQEPPTPPVTETPEVKVIIEPEPPLGKPLEKGQWIVGKVVSFLSQLSENLGSFFGENQQLLINLGLIFGAIIAFRVSLAVIAAINEIPLVAPTFELVGIGYSIWFISRFLLNTSNRQELGQKIQGFLDK, from the coding sequence ATGCAAGAACCTCCAACCCCACCAGTAACTGAAACTCCTGAAGTCAAGGTAATTATAGAGCCTGAACCTCCGCTTGGTAAACCTCTAGAAAAAGGACAATGGATAGTTGGTAAAGTTGTCAGCTTTTTATCGCAACTATCAGAGAACTTAGGTAGTTTTTTCGGCGAGAATCAACAACTACTAATCAACTTGGGACTAATTTTCGGCGCAATTATTGCGTTTAGAGTAAGTTTAGCTGTGATTGCAGCTATTAATGAGATTCCTTTAGTAGCACCAACCTTTGAATTAGTTGGAATTGGCTATTCTATTTGGTTTATCAGCCGATTTTTACTCAACACCTCAAATCGACAAGAGTTGGGGCAAAAAATCCAAGGATTTCTAGACAAGTAG
- a CDS encoding DUF1517 domain-containing protein, producing the protein MGLRDRFSKLTGGTRYVVSRLFLHLAGQEVAPILGVLNRTARSAMDADGDLEVLGEGLVEICQTLLQYDEYWLSAANEGDVFWSEGEAGDYVNELFTDSAQRYLSEPDFSNTPTDEPLSIPITRNLVVMITAAFTGEVPELETDLSNITALKDGLKALINLHYQEKLQAIQVHFSPAQLGDELTNDQLLQNFTELIPL; encoded by the coding sequence ATGGGTTTACGCGATCGCTTTAGTAAATTAACGGGTGGTACTCGTTATGTTGTTTCTCGTTTATTTTTACACCTGGCGGGACAAGAAGTAGCACCAATATTAGGGGTTTTAAATCGTACAGCTAGATCGGCTATGGACGCTGATGGCGACTTAGAGGTATTGGGAGAGGGGTTAGTCGAAATATGTCAAACTCTGCTGCAATACGATGAATACTGGCTTTCGGCGGCGAATGAAGGCGATGTATTTTGGAGTGAAGGGGAAGCAGGAGACTACGTTAATGAATTATTTACCGATTCCGCCCAACGCTACCTCAGCGAACCAGATTTTAGCAACACTCCCACTGACGAGCCTTTATCTATACCTATAACTCGTAACTTGGTAGTGATGATTACGGCGGCGTTTACTGGAGAAGTTCCAGAACTTGAAACCGATTTATCTAATATTACCGCTCTCAAAGATGGCTTGAAAGCCTTGATTAATCTGCATTACCAAGAGAAATTACAAGCAATTCAAGTCCATTTTTCCCCGGCGCAACTAGGCGACGAATTGACCAACGATCAGTTGTTGCAAAATTTTACCGAATTAATCCCACTTTAA
- a CDS encoding prephenate/arogenate dehydrogenase, translating into MNIGIIGLGLIGGSLGLDLRACGYKVLGVSRREQVCQKASDRGVVDLASIDFAILKQAEVIFICTPIAAILPTVNQLIPFLNPSTVLTDVGSVKAPVVEAIAPLWSNFVGGHPMAGNSECGIEAAQTNLFVFKPYVLTPTASTPLTAVAKVENIVKSLNANIYHCTPQDHDRAVSWISHLPVIVSGSLIASCQSEANPEVLKLAQNLASSGFRDTSRVGGGNPELGLMMASYNRDELLRSLQYYRQNLDRMIHLIEQKNWVELEQQLQSNHAGRSHFVRE; encoded by the coding sequence ATGAATATTGGCATTATTGGACTGGGATTAATTGGCGGCTCTTTGGGGTTAGATTTACGCGCTTGTGGTTACAAGGTTTTGGGTGTAAGTCGGCGCGAACAAGTCTGTCAAAAAGCCAGCGATCGCGGTGTGGTAGATTTGGCAAGTATAGACTTTGCTATCCTCAAACAGGCGGAAGTTATATTTATTTGTACGCCCATAGCGGCGATTCTGCCTACCGTAAACCAACTAATTCCCTTTCTCAATCCATCCACCGTATTAACCGATGTTGGCTCGGTTAAAGCGCCTGTAGTCGAAGCTATTGCGCCTTTATGGTCAAACTTTGTCGGCGGACATCCTATGGCGGGAAACTCTGAATGTGGGATTGAAGCGGCGCAAACTAATTTATTTGTCTTTAAGCCTTACGTGCTTACACCAACTGCATCAACTCCGCTTACCGCCGTTGCTAAAGTTGAGAACATTGTAAAAAGTCTGAATGCAAACATTTATCACTGTACTCCTCAAGATCACGATCGCGCCGTTAGTTGGATTTCGCACTTACCAGTAATTGTCAGTGGCTCGTTGATTGCTAGTTGTCAAAGTGAAGCTAACCCAGAGGTTTTAAAATTAGCCCAAAACCTTGCTAGTTCTGGTTTTCGAGATACAAGCCGCGTAGGTGGGGGAAATCCTGAATTAGGCTTAATGATGGCAAGTTATAACCGCGATGAATTGCTCAGAAGTTTGCAATACTATCGTCAAAACTTAGATAGAATGATTCACCTAATTGAACAAAAAAACTGGGTAGAGTTAGAGCAGCAATTGCAATCTAATCATGCAGGGCGATCGCACTTTGTGCGGGAATAG
- the xseB gene encoding exodeoxyribonuclease VII small subunit, producing the protein MTDSPRAKKKANWNYEATVAKVEKIINQLESGELELAEVFTEFTTAVEYLRECEAFLNQKQQQMTLLVETLTEQTDSF; encoded by the coding sequence ATGACCGATTCTCCTCGCGCTAAAAAGAAAGCAAATTGGAATTATGAGGCAACCGTTGCCAAAGTTGAGAAAATTATCAACCAGCTAGAATCCGGTGAATTAGAGCTTGCGGAAGTATTTACAGAATTTACTACGGCTGTTGAGTATTTGCGCGAGTGCGAGGCGTTTTTAAACCAAAAGCAGCAGCAAATGACTTTGTTAGTTGAAACTTTGACAGAGCAAACCGATTCTTTTTAA
- the xseA gene encoding exodeoxyribonuclease VII large subunit, which translates to MTFNLDTAPELAPISVGGITAYIQELLEQDGQLRQVWITGEVSSTNHHRRGLFFTLTDPQDKAAISCVAWNGQLEKLAQIPVMGEQVIVLGSIRLYPGRGQYQLTVWQSLPAGVGLLALRYRQLRGFLQAEGLFDNERKKPLPPHPQIVAVVTSASAAAWGDTQKTLGQRYPGLHVLFSPAIVQGEQAPASIIKAIERVEKDKRAEVLILARGGGATEELACFNDERVVRAIANCSIPVITGIGHQRDESLADLVADAYAHTPTAAAEQVVPELTTLYAEHQERLQGLQRAATGQIASVQNRLHRLQSRLQRLPLERQIQQQKQLIGWQKQQLVQVTQNQLQNVTLHCRFLQEKLATLDPKAVLKRGYAVLRTEKGAIARSSSELAKEQELLVQLGTGQVKVKVTEIFDK; encoded by the coding sequence ATGACGTTTAATCTGGATACTGCACCAGAACTAGCACCGATTTCTGTAGGCGGAATTACTGCCTACATTCAAGAATTATTAGAGCAAGATGGGCAATTGCGCCAAGTTTGGATTACTGGGGAAGTTTCTAGTACCAATCATCACCGCCGGGGATTGTTTTTTACCCTCACCGATCCTCAAGATAAAGCGGCAATTAGTTGTGTTGCTTGGAATGGTCAATTAGAAAAATTGGCACAAATTCCTGTAATGGGAGAGCAGGTAATAGTTTTAGGTAGTATCCGGTTGTATCCTGGGCGCGGACAATACCAGTTAACGGTGTGGCAAAGTTTGCCCGCAGGAGTTGGTTTATTAGCATTGCGCTATCGACAGTTGCGCGGATTTTTGCAAGCAGAGGGGTTATTTGACAATGAACGCAAAAAGCCCCTACCGCCGCACCCTCAAATCGTCGCTGTAGTTACTTCAGCCTCCGCCGCCGCTTGGGGAGATACGCAAAAAACTTTAGGACAGCGTTACCCAGGTTTACACGTGCTATTTTCTCCGGCAATTGTCCAAGGGGAACAAGCCCCAGCATCAATTATCAAAGCCATAGAGCGAGTAGAAAAAGATAAACGTGCGGAGGTACTAATATTAGCTCGTGGTGGTGGTGCAACAGAGGAATTGGCTTGTTTTAATGACGAAAGAGTAGTAAGAGCGATCGCCAATTGTTCAATTCCTGTAATTACTGGGATTGGTCATCAACGCGATGAATCTTTAGCCGATTTAGTCGCCGATGCCTATGCTCATACTCCCACCGCCGCCGCCGAACAAGTTGTACCAGAACTCACGACCCTTTACGCCGAGCATCAAGAGCGCCTACAAGGTCTGCAAAGAGCCGCTACAGGGCAAATTGCTAGCGTCCAAAATCGTCTACATCGTTTGCAAAGTCGCTTGCAACGTTTACCTTTAGAGCGGCAAATCCAGCAACAAAAACAGCTAATTGGTTGGCAAAAACAGCAGTTAGTTCAAGTAACGCAAAATCAGTTACAAAATGTGACTTTGCACTGTAGGTTTTTACAAGAAAAGCTTGCAACTTTAGACCCCAAAGCGGTATTAAAACGGGGATATGCGGTATTGAGAACAGAAAAAGGGGCGATCGCGCGTTCTAGTTCTGAACTTGCGAAGGAGCAAGAGTTGCTTGTCCAACTAGGTACAGGTCAAGTTAAAGTCAAAGTAACAGAAATTTTCGATAAATAA
- a CDS encoding sulfite oxidase-like oxidoreductase, with protein MLGKFFKKPNEEQSDRVPPGQYLTKGFPVLTYGQTPQVNMETWQFKVWGLAKEATFSWSDFMALPQHEFTADFHCVTRWSKLDVKWKGIKVTDFIKLIEIDPKAVHVMEHCYGGYTTNIAMSDLLKEENFFAHTVFDEPLSAEHGGPMRLVVPHIYAWKSAKWINGLEFLDKEELGFWERNGYNSRGEPWAEERYS; from the coding sequence ATGCTAGGAAAATTTTTTAAAAAACCTAACGAGGAACAGAGCGATCGCGTTCCTCCTGGTCAATATTTAACTAAAGGGTTTCCTGTACTTACTTACGGGCAAACTCCTCAAGTCAATATGGAAACTTGGCAGTTTAAAGTTTGGGGTTTGGCAAAAGAGGCAACTTTTAGTTGGTCGGACTTTATGGCTTTACCCCAACACGAGTTTACCGCCGATTTCCACTGTGTTACGCGTTGGTCTAAACTCGATGTCAAATGGAAAGGGATTAAAGTAACCGACTTTATCAAATTAATTGAGATAGATCCGAAAGCTGTTCATGTGATGGAACATTGCTATGGCGGTTACACTACCAATATTGCGATGTCGGACTTATTGAAGGAAGAAAACTTTTTTGCCCATACAGTTTTTGACGAACCTCTAAGCGCCGAACATGGAGGCCCAATGCGGCTAGTTGTTCCGCATATTTACGCTTGGAAAAGCGCCAAATGGATTAATGGCTTGGAGTTTCTAGACAAAGAAGAATTAGGCTTTTGGGAACGCAATGGTTACAATAGCCGGGGCGAACCCTGGGCAGAAGAACGTTATAGCTGA
- the rpmF gene encoding 50S ribosomal protein L32, with amino-acid sequence MAVPKKKTSKSKRDKRKATWKHKAVVEAQKALSLGKSILSGRSKFVYPTKEEDEAEE; translated from the coding sequence ATGGCAGTTCCTAAGAAGAAAACATCCAAATCAAAACGAGATAAGCGTAAAGCAACCTGGAAACATAAAGCAGTAGTAGAGGCTCAAAAAGCTCTTTCCTTGGGTAAATCGATTTTAAGCGGACGCTCTAAGTTTGTATATCCTACCAAGGAAGAAGACGAAGCCGAAGAATAA